In Pseudobdellovibrionaceae bacterium, the following proteins share a genomic window:
- the glpK gene encoding glycerol kinase GlpK encodes MSTKYILAIDQGTTGTTVSIIHQDGSCVAKVNEEYEQIYPRPGWVEHNPEHIWNSVVSTLRKALEAASIKGEQIAAIGITNQRETTVIWDRKTHKPIYNAIVWQCRRTTDFCEELKKKGKAPLIQAKTGLVVDPYFSGSKFRWILNEVKGARKRAENGELAGGTIDSFLLWRLSGGKAHKTDVSNASRTQLMNIHKGGWDKELLKVFNVPQSLLPEIAPSSGEFGTTWGCPGLPDGIPIAGIAGDQQAALFGQACFHEGEAKCTYGTGSFLLMNTGNIAVKSKSGILTTVAWQLKGEKKLTYALEGGAFICGAAVQWLRDGMDFFTESKEVETLAGQVKSSDGVEFVPALAGLGAPYWDPRARGIITGLTRGTTRAHLARATLEAMALQNVDILRAMEKDLGKSLKGLRVDGGACANNLLMQMQADFLGSGLTRPRFIETTAAGAAFLAGLGVGFWPSLKDISQVWKVDRDFKPEMKSSAREERIKNWQDAVARAMYHEGLAGLKGTGGGKRANKSASPKKAVKKRATKKKTKESAKAKVTKKKKAKAKKKK; translated from the coding sequence ATGTCTACTAAGTATATCCTGGCAATCGATCAAGGAACAACCGGCACAACTGTAAGTATTATACATCAGGACGGGAGTTGTGTGGCCAAGGTCAATGAGGAGTACGAACAGATCTATCCTCGACCAGGTTGGGTGGAGCACAACCCGGAGCACATTTGGAACTCAGTTGTTTCAACCCTAAGAAAGGCTCTTGAGGCCGCCTCAATAAAGGGCGAGCAAATTGCCGCCATTGGGATTACCAACCAAAGGGAAACCACGGTGATTTGGGATCGCAAGACCCATAAACCCATTTACAACGCCATTGTTTGGCAGTGTCGGCGGACGACTGACTTTTGTGAAGAATTAAAGAAGAAAGGCAAAGCCCCTTTGATTCAGGCCAAGACCGGATTGGTGGTGGACCCTTATTTTTCTGGCTCCAAGTTTCGTTGGATTCTCAATGAAGTCAAAGGGGCGAGAAAGAGGGCCGAAAATGGGGAGTTGGCTGGGGGAACCATCGACAGCTTTCTGCTGTGGAGACTCAGCGGAGGAAAGGCCCACAAAACAGATGTGTCCAATGCCTCACGCACCCAGTTGATGAACATTCACAAAGGTGGCTGGGACAAAGAGCTGCTGAAGGTTTTTAACGTACCTCAATCACTGTTGCCAGAGATTGCTCCTTCGTCAGGTGAATTTGGCACGACCTGGGGTTGCCCTGGTCTTCCTGATGGCATTCCAATTGCGGGGATCGCAGGTGACCAACAGGCCGCCCTCTTTGGTCAGGCTTGTTTTCATGAGGGCGAAGCTAAGTGTACCTATGGGACAGGAAGCTTCTTATTGATGAACACTGGCAACATAGCGGTGAAATCCAAATCGGGAATTCTCACCACTGTGGCCTGGCAACTCAAAGGGGAGAAAAAACTCACTTATGCTCTTGAAGGCGGAGCCTTTATTTGTGGAGCGGCGGTGCAGTGGCTTCGTGACGGCATGGATTTTTTTACTGAGTCTAAAGAAGTGGAGACTCTTGCTGGTCAGGTGAAGTCATCGGATGGAGTGGAGTTCGTTCCTGCCTTGGCCGGCCTTGGCGCTCCTTACTGGGACCCTCGCGCACGTGGGATCATCACCGGACTCACCCGCGGGACGACAAGGGCACATTTGGCAAGAGCGACATTGGAGGCCATGGCTCTACAGAACGTGGATATTTTGCGGGCCATGGAAAAAGATTTGGGAAAATCCCTTAAAGGTCTGCGCGTGGATGGGGGAGCTTGCGCCAACAATCTATTGATGCAAATGCAGGCCGACTTTCTTGGCAGTGGCCTCACCCGTCCCCGGTTTATTGAAACCACAGCAGCCGGAGCGGCCTTTCTTGCTGGCCTAGGAGTCGGCTTTTGGCCAAGCCTTAAGGACATTTCCCAGGTGTGGAAGGTCGATAGGGATTTTAAGCCAGAAATGAAGTCCTCGGCTCGGGAAGAGCGTATCAAGAATTGGCAAGATGCCGTCGCTCGCGCCATGTACCACGAAGGCTTGGCTGGCCTTAAAGGTACTGGTGGTGGTAAAAGGGCCAACAAGTCCGCTAGTCCTAAGAAAGCGGTAAAGAAAAGGGCGACCAAAAAGAAAACAAAAGAGTCAGCCAAAGCAAAGGTGACAAAAAAGAAGAAGGCAAAAGCCAAAAAGAAGAAGTAG
- a CDS encoding ATP-binding protein: protein MGLFQNEILANYPKAYQDKFKSVVNRQILTKIFVSSWVVVPLFFAILYSTPLFRRFPRESVALAVVYCLLILGFLLCHYLQSRGRLKGRAGEILQWACHFAVVALWGLFSAWIMFEFRLSWTTFFVTLISLALTASQVLIFAPNKLLFFSNLTLLAAPSMISCFAAIRGESGAAIGIFLAVYMFFIWQIGKAQNTVFWQNLVESSRLDAIIQSIPGSLAWYNSDLKYIGYNPKHKALWKFTDDQTGQSLLQNGLGESLKSLVGDVFKSESEVRTIQKIDKQTYYLIGKQYSYGGEALLMGIDVSSQHTVQNELERSRNTIVHSSRYLEIGEIFRVLLKNGVPFDYLDSLLGSLTMGKDADAQKISSMEIVSEINRLFGKACENLKIELKFSQQESFTAHMQKSEIILALSSLLLNSLDILKSVENPEILVSTKVDGGTGIFAIRDNGPEVDEVFRDIIFEPFFSTDDAHSGMGLSLVKEIAHNHKGELTLKEGKEFQIRVPVQHS, encoded by the coding sequence ATGGGATTGTTTCAAAACGAAATTCTGGCCAATTATCCTAAAGCCTATCAGGACAAGTTCAAATCTGTGGTCAATAGACAGATATTGACCAAGATATTTGTCTCATCCTGGGTTGTGGTTCCACTGTTTTTTGCCATTTTGTATTCCACCCCATTGTTTCGCCGCTTTCCCCGGGAGTCTGTGGCTCTAGCAGTGGTCTATTGTCTTTTGATCCTTGGTTTTTTGCTTTGCCATTATTTGCAGAGTCGAGGACGGCTGAAGGGCCGGGCGGGTGAGATCTTGCAGTGGGCTTGCCATTTTGCGGTGGTGGCCTTGTGGGGACTGTTTTCTGCTTGGATCATGTTTGAGTTTCGCCTGAGTTGGACCACATTTTTTGTGACCCTGATCAGTTTGGCTCTCACAGCCAGCCAAGTGCTCATTTTTGCTCCCAACAAACTTTTGTTTTTCAGCAATCTCACTTTGCTGGCAGCGCCTTCCATGATTTCTTGTTTTGCTGCCATTAGAGGGGAGAGCGGGGCTGCCATTGGTATTTTTCTCGCCGTCTATATGTTTTTTATCTGGCAAATTGGCAAAGCGCAAAACACGGTGTTTTGGCAAAACCTAGTTGAGTCCTCGCGTTTGGATGCCATTATTCAGTCCATTCCCGGATCCTTGGCTTGGTACAATTCGGATCTCAAGTATATTGGTTACAACCCTAAACACAAAGCTCTGTGGAAATTCACCGATGATCAGACCGGCCAGTCACTCTTGCAAAATGGGCTGGGCGAGAGTTTAAAGTCTTTGGTTGGTGATGTGTTCAAAAGTGAAAGCGAAGTTCGTACCATTCAGAAAATTGACAAGCAGACCTATTACCTGATCGGCAAACAATACAGTTACGGGGGTGAGGCCCTGCTCATGGGAATTGATGTTTCCAGCCAGCACACGGTGCAAAACGAGCTGGAGAGATCACGCAACACCATTGTCCACAGTTCCCGTTATCTGGAGATCGGCGAGATTTTTCGCGTTCTATTGAAAAACGGCGTTCCTTTCGATTATTTGGACTCTTTGTTGGGCTCTCTCACGATGGGAAAAGATGCTGACGCTCAGAAAATCTCGTCCATGGAGATCGTGAGTGAGATCAATCGGTTGTTTGGCAAGGCCTGTGAGAATCTAAAGATTGAGTTAAAGTTTAGTCAGCAGGAATCCTTCACGGCCCACATGCAGAAGTCAGAAATCATCTTGGCCCTCAGCTCTTTGCTGTTGAACAGTCTTGATATTCTTAAGAGTGTGGAAAACCCGGAGATTTTGGTATCCACCAAGGTTGATGGAGGTACCGGGATTTTTGCCATTCGCGATAATGGCCCTGAGGTCGATGAGGTCTTCCGCGATATCATTTTTGAGCCATTCTTTTCCACCGATGACGCCCACTCCGGCATGGGATTGAGTCTGGTGAAGGAGATTGCACACAACCACAAAGGCGAACTGACTCTCAAAGAGGGTAAGGAATTCCAAATCCGCGTGCCCGTTCAACACAGTTAA
- a CDS encoding TlpA family protein disulfide reductase codes for MSGKNSFLTPFRLRLLLSLAIGVAIGLAFGLSQKPPSSAPDPHFHSQIPRQALITDRQNRLNLEWMPFLDRPLEAKTPVLLSFWATWCYPCLAELPEINALARDFQDLGLRVILVNIDPSEDLEPARKTAASSTPDIPFLWDKDFRFSQELQVGQLPYHILMTGDGRAYARWFGGVNWQAPAMRNSIKSFLEKPEALAASLQ; via the coding sequence GTGAGCGGCAAGAATTCATTCCTAACACCCTTTCGTCTTCGCCTACTGCTAAGTTTGGCAATTGGCGTGGCCATTGGCCTCGCCTTTGGTCTGAGTCAGAAACCTCCATCTTCGGCTCCTGATCCTCATTTTCACAGCCAAATCCCGCGCCAGGCTCTTATTACTGATCGGCAAAACCGTCTCAATCTTGAATGGATGCCCTTCTTAGACAGGCCCCTTGAGGCAAAAACCCCAGTGCTTTTATCCTTTTGGGCGACTTGGTGTTATCCCTGCTTGGCGGAACTCCCCGAGATCAATGCCCTTGCCAGGGACTTTCAGGATCTGGGGCTCCGAGTGATCCTCGTCAATATCGATCCGTCCGAAGATTTAGAGCCGGCACGAAAAACGGCGGCATCCAGTACCCCTGATATTCCCTTTTTGTGGGACAAGGACTTTCGCTTTTCTCAGGAACTTCAGGTGGGACAACTTCCTTATCACATTCTCATGACCGGTGATGGGCGGGCCTACGCCCGATGGTTTGGTGGCGTCAACTGGCAGGCACCAGCTATGAGGAATTCTATAAAGTCATTTCTGGAGAAACCCGAGGCTCTAGCTGCCAGCCTTCAATGA
- a CDS encoding SDR family NAD(P)-dependent oxidoreductase, with protein sequence MQVVLITGASSGIGAALAEEYVRRGHHVALCARREDRLQEVADRCQKHNPAATVICVKADVTKREEMDQAVAQVVEKFGRLDTVIANAGFGVAGKFEKLTHEDYQRQFDTNVFGVMNTLWAALPELKKTKGRIGLIASVLGYVALPSSSAYCMSKSAVLALGECLRLEVAPHGVSVTNVCPGFIESEIHQVNNRGEYDPDRTGRSAPQRLVMPADKAAKQIYRALQARAYEAVITWHGRGAVFLQKHFGSIVAWGLKGFATNKRLNREVKRPLAE encoded by the coding sequence ATGCAAGTCGTTCTGATTACAGGTGCTTCGTCAGGAATTGGGGCCGCGTTGGCTGAAGAGTATGTCCGTCGTGGCCATCATGTCGCCCTTTGCGCGCGTAGGGAAGATCGCCTTCAAGAAGTGGCCGATCGTTGCCAAAAACATAATCCCGCAGCGACTGTTATTTGTGTCAAAGCCGACGTGACCAAACGTGAAGAGATGGATCAAGCCGTGGCCCAGGTGGTGGAGAAGTTTGGTCGATTGGACACTGTTATTGCCAACGCTGGATTTGGCGTGGCTGGCAAATTTGAAAAACTCACCCATGAAGATTACCAACGTCAGTTTGATACCAACGTATTTGGTGTAATGAACACGCTTTGGGCAGCCCTACCTGAACTGAAGAAAACCAAAGGCCGCATCGGTTTGATCGCCAGTGTGCTTGGCTATGTGGCATTGCCTTCATCATCAGCTTATTGCATGAGCAAGAGTGCTGTGCTGGCCTTGGGCGAATGTTTGCGCTTGGAAGTCGCTCCCCATGGAGTCTCAGTCACCAATGTGTGTCCTGGATTCATTGAATCTGAAATCCATCAGGTGAACAATCGTGGTGAGTATGATCCAGATCGCACGGGCCGTTCAGCTCCTCAGCGCTTAGTCATGCCTGCCGACAAGGCAGCAAAACAAATCTACCGAGCCCTCCAAGCGCGAGCCTATGAAGCCGTCATCACCTGGCACGGGCGTGGTGCCGTGTTTCTGCAAAAACACTTCGGTTCAATCGTCGCCTGGGGACTCAAAGGTTTTGCCACCAACAAGCGCCTCAACCGCGAAGTCAAACGCCCGCTGGCCGAATGA
- a CDS encoding imidazolonepropionase — protein MAHFCLFRKIDELLTMTPLAAKDGRRPQEVDLGLVEEGAVLIENGHIRWAGQEKELSSHLIKSLVGKSSLEEVSGQGKTLIPALVESHTHLVFAGSRAHEFEMRVKGATYQEIAEAGGGIRSTVKHTREADEKTLFNLAKERVDEFARQGVGTLEIKSGYGLDTETELKMLRVAGKLKGPRILRTFLGPHAVGPEFSSSEEYLKEVTEKMLPAVSKEELASRVDIFVEQGYFTLEQGEAYYNRAQSMGYALTGHMEQMNRTGGAVMAARLGAQSVDHLVQVTPEDIEALAKSHTTCVLLPTADLYLRMAYPPARQLIDAGARVALATDFNPGSAPSQDLSLVGVLARLEMRMTLPEVLAAYTYNGAAALGLQDQCGSIEAEKSADLALIEGSWRDLFYQVGHHPVVETWAKGKRIHQK, from the coding sequence ATGGCCCACTTCTGTTTGTTCCGCAAGATCGATGAGCTTCTAACAATGACGCCTTTGGCGGCTAAAGATGGCAGGCGCCCCCAGGAAGTCGACTTAGGTCTGGTCGAAGAGGGGGCCGTGTTGATTGAAAACGGCCATATCCGCTGGGCGGGCCAGGAAAAGGAGTTGTCCTCTCATCTGATTAAGAGTTTGGTGGGAAAAAGCAGTCTGGAAGAAGTCAGTGGCCAGGGAAAAACCTTAATACCTGCTTTGGTGGAGTCCCACACCCATTTGGTCTTTGCCGGCAGTCGCGCCCATGAGTTTGAAATGCGGGTCAAGGGCGCCACCTACCAGGAGATTGCCGAAGCCGGTGGAGGCATTCGCTCAACCGTCAAACACACGCGGGAGGCGGATGAGAAGACGCTTTTCAACTTAGCCAAAGAGCGCGTGGACGAGTTTGCCCGCCAGGGTGTGGGCACTTTAGAGATCAAAAGCGGTTACGGGTTGGATACAGAAACTGAACTCAAAATGCTTCGTGTGGCAGGAAAACTTAAAGGACCACGCATTTTGCGCACCTTTTTGGGGCCTCATGCAGTGGGACCGGAGTTTTCCTCCTCTGAGGAATACCTGAAAGAAGTGACCGAAAAAATGCTTCCCGCTGTGAGCAAAGAAGAGTTGGCTTCGCGTGTGGATATTTTTGTTGAGCAAGGCTATTTCACCCTCGAACAGGGCGAAGCCTACTACAATCGGGCCCAGAGCATGGGCTATGCCCTCACTGGGCACATGGAGCAGATGAATCGCACAGGCGGTGCCGTCATGGCAGCTCGTCTTGGGGCCCAGTCGGTGGATCATTTGGTACAAGTCACTCCTGAAGACATTGAGGCTCTGGCTAAGAGCCATACCACCTGTGTGCTGTTGCCAACGGCGGATCTTTACCTGCGCATGGCCTATCCTCCAGCAAGACAACTGATCGATGCGGGAGCACGAGTGGCCCTGGCCACAGATTTTAATCCGGGAAGCGCCCCCAGCCAGGATCTGTCTCTGGTGGGTGTACTGGCTCGACTGGAAATGCGTATGACTCTGCCTGAAGTTTTGGCCGCCTACACCTACAATGGGGCTGCGGCTTTGGGACTTCAGGACCAGTGCGGCTCCATTGAGGCGGAGAAATCCGCTGACCTTGCCCTTATTGAAGGCAGCTGGCGAGATTTATTTTACCAGGTTGGACACCATCCTGTGGTTGAGACGTGGGCAAAGGGAAAGCGGATTCATCAAAAGTGA
- a CDS encoding acyltransferase family protein, which yields MKKNDDSKTNESIFDLKGVDREALLYRVMPRFVMEIMRKYLRLHVEGAENLPKEGRALICPNHSGYSGFDAMMIAHEIRKATNRIPRVLTHHLWFITKTTAVPANKLGFIEATTANGLKFLKKNQMVILFPEGEYGNFKPTSKAYRLEEFKRGFVRMALETKSPIVPTIVIGAEETHINLSRLRFTKYLRGVILPLPLNVIPLPAKWKIKFLDPIYLPYKPEAANDKDLVYDICFDIQERMQKAINQELAKRDSIFL from the coding sequence ATGAAGAAAAACGACGACAGCAAAACCAATGAATCGATTTTTGACCTAAAGGGGGTCGATCGCGAAGCCCTGCTGTATCGAGTCATGCCCCGTTTTGTTATGGAGATCATGCGTAAGTACCTTCGTCTTCATGTAGAAGGGGCGGAGAACCTACCCAAAGAGGGCCGGGCCCTGATTTGTCCCAATCACTCCGGCTATTCCGGCTTTGACGCCATGATGATCGCCCACGAAATCCGCAAAGCGACCAATCGTATTCCACGAGTCCTGACCCATCATCTGTGGTTTATCACCAAGACCACGGCCGTACCTGCCAACAAATTAGGATTCATTGAAGCCACTACCGCCAATGGACTTAAGTTCTTAAAGAAAAACCAAATGGTGATTTTATTCCCCGAAGGTGAATACGGAAACTTCAAGCCCACCTCCAAGGCCTACCGACTAGAGGAATTCAAGCGTGGCTTTGTGCGCATGGCCCTTGAAACCAAATCCCCGATTGTTCCGACCATTGTCATTGGGGCTGAAGAAACCCACATTAACTTGTCGCGCTTGCGATTTACCAAGTACTTAAGGGGTGTGATTCTTCCCTTGCCACTCAATGTGATTCCTCTCCCGGCCAAATGGAAGATCAAGTTTTTGGACCCGATCTATCTTCCCTACAAGCCCGAAGCCGCCAACGACAAGGATTTGGTTTACGACATTTGCTTTGATATTCAGGAAAGAATGCAAAAGGCCATCAATCAGGAATTAGCCAAGCGGGACTCAATCTTTCTTTAA